From Acinonyx jubatus isolate Ajub_Pintada_27869175 chromosome B2, VMU_Ajub_asm_v1.0, whole genome shotgun sequence, a single genomic window includes:
- the LOC106984631 gene encoding amine sulfotransferase-like, with product MSEVQSSFQQALIGNRNMEDTNKFLTKFRGCYFANTQLNLEILENLDDFEIRDDDVFIITYPKSGTVWFQQILCLIYFEEHRKGIGDLETVERIPFIEYAPQKVDFAEKPSPRLFVTHIPYYLVPRGLKNKKAKVIYIYRNPKDVMCSFFHFSKKLTASATDNFVEFMKLFLEGEVVGSLWFDHIKGWYEHKSLFNIQFLMYEEMKKDLRGSVLKVCKFLGKELSEEDMDAVVRQATFENMKNDPRANYDNKLKAHFGIQKKGHFLRKGTIGDWKNHMTAEQNEKFDMIFQTKMKDIPLKFIWDMNEE from the exons ATGTCAGAAGTTCAGTCTTCATTTCAACAAGCTCTTATTG GCAACAGAAATATGGAAGATACAAACAAATTTTTAACCAAATTTAGAGGATGTTATTTTGCAAATACTCAACTTAAtcttgaaattttagaaaatttagatgATTTTGAAATCAGAGATGATGATGTCTTCATAATCACATACCCCAAATCTG GTACTGTCTGGTTTCAGCAGATATTAtgcttgatttattttgaagaacATCGCAAAGGCATTGGGGATCTGGAAACAGTTGAACGCATCCCGTTTATTGAGTACGCCCCTCAAAAAGTGGATTTTGCTGAAAAGCCATCTCCTCGTCTCTTCGTTACCCACATCCCATACTACTTGGTTCCCAGGGggctaaagaataaaaaagccaAA gtTATTTACATATACAGAAACCCTAAGGATGTTATGTGctcattttttcacttttcaaagaaACTGACAGCATCTGCTACAGATAACTTTGTGGAATTCATGAAACTATTTCTAGAAGGAGAAG TGGTAGGAAGTCTTTGGTTTGACCACATCAAAGGTTGGTATGAGCACAAAAGCCTGTTCAACATTCAGTTCTTGATGTATGAGGAGATGAAGAAG GACCTCAGAGGCTCTGTGTTAAAAGTATGCAAATTTTTGGGGAAAGAATTGAGTGAAGAGGACATGGATGCTGTTGTGAGACAGGCCACGTTTGAAAACATGAAGAATGACCCACGAGCCAATTATGACAATAAACTCAAGGCCCATTTTGGGATACAAAAAAAAGGTCATTTCCTTCGCAAAG GTACAATTGGAGACTGGAAAAATCACATGACTGCTGAGCAGAATGAAAAGTTTGACATGATTTTCCAAACGAAGATGAAAGATATTCCTTTGAAGTTCATCTGGGATATGAATGAAGAATAG